Sequence from the Flavobacteriales bacterium genome:
TCTACCATTCCACCACCCGGGCAGATACATTTGGTGATTTGGTGATGTAGCGATGTGGTGATTTAAGAATGCAAATGTAAGATAAAGAATGAATGTGGTGTGAATGGGTAAGGGATTTTAAGTCCCTCGTGCCTGCCCGTCCGAAGTTCGGAAGAATGGAGAACGAAGGTGGGTCTACCATTCCACAGCGCCCGCCATAGCTTCACGCGAAGGTGGGCCACCCGGGCGGGTGTTATTTGGTGATGTGTGATTTGGTGATGTGTGATTTATGATGGGTGAAGTTAGGAAAACCATTAATGGTTTTTATGCTTCGCTAATGTTTTTCTGGTTGATGCAAAAATTCTGACGAGTTCGTCGGCTTCCCGGATTAGTGGTTCCAATGCAATGGGATTCGCAATGCTGCTGTCCCTGAATATCTCAAGCCAAAACAGACTCTCATCTGCTTCCTCGATTACGATACTGATCTTAGCATAGAACTCGGCACTGGAACGTGCTCTTCTGGAAGCCCGGTGATTTGCCGCCACAGAGGTGGCTGATCTCAACAGCTGACGTCGCAATATCATGGAAGTTTCATTCCGGGGCAGCTGCTGAATAAATCTGATGATTGCCAGTGCAAAGTCTTTGGTTCGCTTGATCAGCTCATCGTTGGTCAATGCTTGGAAGGTTTAAATTAATATTTATTGCCCTCCAACAAATTGTGCAATCATGATATCAAGTCACTCGCCGCGACTTCCACCGGCTTTGACAGCTTTCAACATCTTACATCACCAAATCACACATCACCAATCATACATCCTTCATCACCAAATAAATGAGCGGGAAACCGGACTCGAACCGGCGACCCTAACCTTGGCAAGGTTATGCTCTACCAACTGAGCTATTCCCGCTTATGTTTTGTCGAATGCTTGATAAAAGTAAAATTAAGAACGCTTGCTGAAGTCAATTAAATCTTAATCGGAATCCAGCTATTCCCGCTTGGGGATGCAAATATAGAAAATAAAATAAATCGCAAACCAAATTCACCCCTCCTTTTGTAAAGGTTAACCCACCATGATCCGGGCAGTCGGATACTTGTACTTGCTCTTGGTAACCTGGGTGCCCAACGCCACCACAAGCGTCAGCGTGCCTACCCGGCCTACGTACATGGATAAAAGGATCACCCATTTGCCGGCCTCGGACAAGGTACCCGTGATGCCGGTCGACAAACCACAGGTTCCGAAGGCGGACACTTCCTCGAAGATCAGCTTGATGAAGGGCAGGTCCGGATCCGTGATGGTGAGTACAAAGGTAGCTCCCAACACCCAACACGTGGCAAAAAGAAAGATGGAGATGACCTTGTTGTACAGGTCCGTCGTGATCTCCCGGTTGCCGATCGTCATCACATTCTTTCCACGGATGCTGTTCCACAATGACACGCATATGATTGCAAAGGTGGAAGTACGAATCCCTCCGCACACAGATGCCGAACCACCCCCAACGAACATCAGAAAACAAAATACGATCAGCATCGGTGAACCAACAGCACTGATATCAACAGTGTTAAAGCCCGCTGTTCGCATCACACTCTGGAAGAAAGCCGTGATCCATGCAGGGCCGCCCTTTAAATCCGCCATCGATCGGTTATATTCCAGAAAGTAAAACATGACCGCACCGAATAT
This genomic interval carries:
- a CDS encoding four helix bundle protein, which codes for MTNDELIKRTKDFALAIIRFIQQLPRNETSMILRRQLLRSATSVAANHRASRRARSSAEFYAKISIVIEEADESLFWLEIFRDSSIANPIALEPLIREADELVRIFASTRKTLAKHKNH